The following DNA comes from Brassica oleracea var. oleracea cultivar TO1000 chromosome C5, BOL, whole genome shotgun sequence.
TTACGAGGATATCTAATCTCTTTTATATACTCGCGAGCACTCACAATTTCATTTCGCCTCAACTTCCTCTCCACTTCCTCTCTATTTCGTAGCAATAGTAACTCTCTCTAATTTGATTAGTTTAGGATAGATTAGGTAGTTAGTGTAGGAAATTTAGATAGGTTTAGGGATTTTATGTTAATTAGTGTTGATTAGGTGGTTAATGTAGAGAATTTAGCTAGATTTATACAAATTGTTAATTATAGAATTTGTTAATACTGTTGATGTTAACTTCAAAGATTAATTTTTTTTTGCAGGGCCTTTGAAAGAACATGCTTATTCCCCATTACAGAGAGTTGTTTGGTGAGCCTGGTAGTCGTTTAGACCCGCCTTCTTTGGCTCCCGATTTTTCTTCAGCTTCCGGTTCTTCGGGTCCGGAACATGCGACAACAACATCCCATTCCAGGCGAGTCATCTAACACACATAACGAGGCGGACGTTGCACGGAGGAGTGAAGAATTCTACCAGGCGATGAATGTCCCTTAGTTCTTTTTCTTTTTTTCGGTTGTTGTATTATAAATTCAAAACTTATTTATATATAAAATATTTTCGTATTGATTTTTATTTTAAATTATAATTTTATTAATAAATTAAATAATTTTAATTATTATTTTTAGTTATATTTTTAAATTCAGTAAAATAAAAAATGAAGTAAATTTGTAGCTAAATTACGACTTATTTGTGTGGAAAGTTTACGAGGAAATGACGAGGAAGGTTAAACGAGTATTTTACGAGGAAATACTTTCGAGCTATTTACATGTATTTTACGAGGAAATAATTTCGAGATATTTACGTGTAATTTACGAGAACAACTTTCGAGGTATTTACGAGGAAATATAGTGACCTCCTTACGTGTAATGATTACGTGGTCTTTACGACGAAATGATTTACTTCGTCTTTACGACGAATTGTTTTCCTCGCTAAGTTACGATGAATTGGCGAGAAAATATGCGTTACGACGAACGAATAACGACGAAACGTGTTTTCTCACTAATTCCTCGTAAAACCTCTTTTACGACGAACTCACGAGGAATACCGCCGTCGTTAATCTCATGTGTTCTTGTAGTGGTTATGCTAACTTATATGCAAGAGTTAGCACATTGAAATTGAATTAACTAAATTTTCAATCGATTCTAAACATGTCACATCAGCAAAAATGAATTCTAATTAAATGATACATCATCAAATTTAATTCGTAATTATTACAAATTATAAAATTATTATTTTTTAAATGATTCTCAATTAATATATAAAAAATTTGTATAAAAATTAATTATTTAAGAGCTTTTGGATTTACCATCAAACTAATCATAACAAGGAGTCAAGATTTCATTAATGCTGTGTCTGACAGTTTCCAAAATACAAAGTGATAAGCACATGTGCAGAAAACGCGTGTATACTTTACTAGAGAGTTAAGTAGTCGTTTTTCATTACTTTCCGTTTGGAAGACAAAAAAAGGGAACATTTGTCTCCGTTAGGGCAGGTCACCAGTTCCAGATTATACATATGGGCTCTTAATTTGAAATACGACTGTGAATGGGTTTGGCTTAAAACAATAAAAAGCACTTGGTTTTGGTCATGCGTGTACTGTTTAGCTTTATCTCTTAGAGCCCATCTTAACTTATTTCATGAATTTTTATCCAAATCGAATGTTTTATACGAATTGGAACCAAACCGATTTGGAATTTAGTTACTACGGAGTATAATTTAATTGGTGCAAATTTGAAAGAGTCCAAAGACAAACTGAAATATTAGAACCAAATTTTTTCAGGTTCACCCAAGTAAACCAAAAAAGAAAACCAATATGTCTTAACTAAACCAAACGAAATTTCTAAGTAAACCAAATAAAGAAAACCAATATGTCTTAACTAAACCAAACGAAATTTCTGAACGCCAACAATACAAGCATCTATCAACTACGACCGTGGCAGCGGTTGCATTTGATTCTTTGATACATTATACATGATCAAGTCAAGCTCAAAAAAGAATGTTCACCTTAAGTGATATCTTTATTTCTCTCCATTATATGATTTCAAATAAAACTATCAAATTCGATTTGATTCATATATTTTTTTTCTTAAAGAAAATTTGGAATCATTTGGTTCTAGATAAATTTAAATAAATTTTAATGTATAAATTCTTGTTCGGTTGATATTCATCTCGTTATTTTTCGTAGGCAAAACAGTATGAGAGGTGACAATAATTTTTCAAACATAAAGTGAAGAGAAATCTGAAAGTCCACAAATACATCATTGACGCCTCTGTTTTTCTTCATATTTAAGATGAAATTTATATATTTTTAATTTGTTATATTTGGTACAGAACAAAACTGACTTTTTGATTCAAACACTTGAATTATCTACCTTTTGCCTATCATGCCTGCTCTGCATGAGACAACCTATTCTAATTGCTCAACGGGATTCAGGTCTCCAGAGGGTCAGTGCCTTTCTGTGAACAAAATTAATCGTGGACGTGGATTTCAAAGCGTGGATAGTAGAGTTATACACTAGTTGTGGACATAAACACCCTAACTCAAAGGTCATTGCTTATACCTTTAAGAGCTTGTTCTTCGCTATAGTCTCCGGTAAGGAGAAACCCAGATAACCTTGTTTCCACCATTACTCCCACCGTCACCGCTGATACCATCACCACGATCGAGTTTTGGTTCTAACTCGTTAAAGGTCTCATCTTTCGATTCGATGTACATCGATCTGCTGGAGACTTCCTCGTGACCACATCCAATACAACGCAACTAGCTTTCGATCTTCGATACGACAGCTCGATCAGAGATGTCTTATCCATTGGAGCTCGATCAAAGCTGTCTTATCAGAGATCGAGAGCTAGCTAGTTGCGTTGGATTGGATGTGGTCACATGGTAAATCTTCAGCATCCAAAAATGGGATTTTTAGCGAGTTGGAACCACTCGATCGTGGTGGTGGCCTCGGCGGTGCCGGTGACGGTGGGAGTAACGGTGGAAACGTGGTTATGTGGGTTTTTCCTTGCGAGAGACTATGGCGAAGAATAAGCTCTTAAAAGTATCAGCCAACGACTTTCGTGTTAAGATGTTCATGTCCACAACTAGTATATAATTATACTATCCACGCTTTGGTGTCCACGTCTACACTTAATTTTGTTTACCCGTTAATATATATATATATATATATATATATATATATATATATATGAAAATGGATCTTAAAAGATAGAGAATTTTATGTATAATTTATTATGACAATTATTTTTATTTAGTACATTTTAGAATTTGAGATAAAAGTAAATGAAAACATAAAGTGGAATAAGAAGAGGAGAGAGGTTCATGTGATGAGAAAAAAACAACTTTTATATTAAAAACATAAAGCCAATGATAGAAAGCATAAAGTCTAGGGTCATAAGAATCTTTTTGACATGAGAAAGTGTGTCTCAAACACTAAGTGTCCTATAGTGTAATTGGAAAGTGAGAAAGTGTCTCTAAACGTAAAAAACTCATATATTTTACTATATTGAATTATCGAATTAATATTTTAAGAAAAAATGAAACAACTTCAAAGCGTATACGTCTAAAAATGTTGATTTTTCTCTCTCGAAAGGGCGATTTGGTATCAGCCAATAAGAGGAGAACAAACCTTCAGAAGGAGAATATTCTTGCTGCCTTTTGGATTAACATTCAAAATTTCCAAAAAAATATTTGGAAATCGATGGAGATCTTTCGGAAATATCCCTTTTTTCTTCAAATCGTCAAAAAGATTTATGTTTATCTAGGGTTCTATACATCGCCACCTTTAATTCTATTCTTTTATCATCGTTCTTCGCAGCGGAACAGCAAAGGGATTTTTTTCTTGCTTCTAATGGAGGAGAATTTGGCAGAAGTTATGAAAGGGATGTCTTTGGGTGAGGATAAATCAATCATTATCCCTGAGGATGATGATTACTGTGCGATTAAAAGTGGAGGAAGAAGCATACTTGGTCGTAGGCCTGGGCATTTCGGGTATCGGTTTGGTTCGGTTCGGGTATTTCGGGTTTCGGGTAGTTCGGATAGGGGCTAGAGGATCCATTTAGTACTTGACCTATTTTTGGTTCGGTTCGGTTCGGATAGTTTTGGGTTCGGTTCGGATAGTAAATGTAGGAATCGGAAAATATCCGGAAAAATTTCGGTTCTCATTTGGATCCGGTTCGGGTTCGGATAGTTCGGGTAGTTGGGATAATTTGGATAAAATATCGGTTATTTAGGGTAAAATATCAAATAATTAGGATGATTTAGATAATAAATTTGAATATTTCGGATTACTTTGGATATTTCGGATTAATTTGGATATTTCAGATAAAACTATCCGGATAGTTTCGGATACTTTCGGGTAGTTTGAATACTTTATAATAATTTAGTTATCCTCAACAATTTTCAGATACTTTTACTAGAATTTTTAATTAAAAATATATATTTAGGGATGCTATATGTATATATAATTAATATTTTTATATATTCGTTCGGTTCTCGGTTCGGTTCCGGTTCGGTTCGGTTATTTCGGATATAAAAATATAGGAACCGTTCAGGTATTTGAAGTTATTGGTCCGGTTTCGGTTTCGGGTATTTCAGTTCGGTTCCGGTTCGGTTCTTCGGTTCCGGTTATTTTGCCCATGCCTACTTGGTCGCCTGCTTAACCCGGAATGTCAGAATATGGGTAGCATGTTAAAGACTATGCCCAAGATTTGGAAGGTCTATGATCGAGCTAGAGGCTTGGCTCTAACGAAAGAGAGGTTTCAGTTTATCTTCGAGTTAGGGTCTGATATCTAGATAGTGCTCAAACAAGGTTTCTGGACCTTTGATGATTGGGGTATGGCCATGGAACGGTGGGTAGAAGTTCCTCCTCCTAATTATCTGCAATCAGCCTTGGTATGGGTACGGCTATATAACCTCCTGGCCAATTACCTTACCTTGAAGACGATTGATACCATTGCTGATGGAATAGGGCATGTGGAGATCATTGAATTTGATCCAACTAAGCCTTTATTGAATGACTATGTGAGAGTTCAAGTTACTCTCGATCTGAACTTACCTCTGCGGGATAAAAAGTCGGTGACATTGCCAGGGGGAAGAATTGAGTATGTTGATGTGGCTTATGAACGTGTCAGAAAGAAGTGTTTTCATTGTCTTCGCTTATCTCATGAGAAGATCAAATGCCCTCTTCTTCAAGGAGTACGGAACAAAGGAAAGGGTGTAGCCTCCACTGTAAAAGTGCAGTCAGATGGCATCAGACAACTTCATACCAACCTTGCTGATAAAATTATGCCTCTCCTGGCTCCAGCAATTCCGCCGGGTTTTGAACCCCCCGCTACAGTTGTGGCACCTGAAGTTTTCGAACCAATGCGTATCTACATGAACTGCACGGATCCTGATGAAAGGAATATCAGAGAAGCTTGTATGAAGAAAACACTTGATGATCTATCTAATGATCCCATCGCGCAGAGATCATGTCTTCGCTTGGAACGGGCCCCGACACTCTCGGTGGAGATGAATAGAAGCAAAGGAAGGATCTTTGATTTCAGCAGAGTTCAGGAGAAATCTTTGGCAGATGAAGCTGAATCTTCCTCACATGGTCTAGCTTCTGAAAGAAACAATGTAGGGTCCTATTTGGCAGATAAAAATTTATCGAGAGAAATGATAGGCACTAGTGAGGGTCAGAGGGGGTTGATCATAGATCAAGACACATGGGATTTCAGGGTGAAGGTTTTACGCTACCTCTACAAGGATGTGATGGAGATCTTGGAACTTCATTACCGGAGAATGTAGATTTTGTGGTGGGCTCAGGTGGTGTTAATACCGAGGCTAGAAGCAATAGAAGCAGAGGTTCGCAAAGAAGCAAGTCGTCTTGGGTTCGGAGGAAACAAGACAAGCGTAGAAACAACATGGTTAGTATAGAAGGGTCTCAATGGGATAAGGAAGATGGTGCAAGTAAACGAAAGACAGAGGAGGAAGGAGAGGTCTCATCAAAAGTTTCACGACACAACAATGGTTCGATGGTTCACCAGAAACCATCCAGTTCTCAATGACGACGCTCAGTTGGAACTGTCTGGGATTGAGGAGCAACCTGACAGTTTGACGCCTTGAGGAGATGTGTCGTGAGCATTTCCCGGATTTTCTGTTTCTCCTAGAGACTAAGAACTCCTGTAGCTGTGTTCTAAAACTCCAAAGTTCGTTGGGTTATGACCATTGTCATTTGGTGGATCCAGTGGGGCTTAGCGGAGGATTAGCTTTGTTTTGGAAGAAGAAGTATGATGTGAAGATTTTGTCTGCGTCGGCTCGTTTGATTGATGCTGAGATAAGGTGTGGTGGAGTGCTTTTCTATATGCCTTTTGTGTATGGGGACCCTGTGCTTCAGAGGAGAGCAGCGGTATGGAACATGCTTGTGGACATAGGACTGACAAGGTCTGGGGGATGGTTTCTCGTTGGTGATTTTAATGAGATTATGATTAATACTGAGAAAGTTGGGGGCCCACAGAGACGAGAGAGTTCTTTATACGATTTCAGAGCTATGGCCAGGGATTGTAGAATGAAAGAGACTCCAAGCTCAGGGAATCGTCTATCATGCGGAGGAGTGAGGGAGATCAAGAGCAATGGGCTTAAAGAGAAGGTGTGGGTACAACGCAGACTTGATAGGGCGTTTGGTAACGCTGAATGGTTCCGGTTATATCCTAAAACACACACATTATATCTGGAGAAGGCAGGATCAGACCACAGACCAATTTTTACAAGCCTGGCGAGCTTTGCACAGCGTAGAACTGGGCGTTTCATGTTTGATAAACGCTGGTGCAAGAAACCGGGAGTGGCTAAGGCAATTCGTCGAGGTTGGTGCCGAAATTCTTTAGACGATCAAGTTTATGTCTCAGAGAGAATTAGAGCATGTAGACAGGAGCTTTCGAGATGGAAGAGAGAGGCCTACGTTAATTCTAATGTTAACATCAAGCGTCTTAGGAGAACCTTGGAGATAGAGGAGAGTAAGGTTTCTCCAAACCTTAACATTCTTCCAACGTTACGTACGGAGTTGGAGAAAGCGTACGATGAGGAAGAAGAGTTTTGGAAACAGAAAAGCAAGAATTCTTGGCTTCAGGTTGGTGACAAGAATACAAAGGTATTCCATGGCTGGGTGGAATCCAGAAGAATGAAGAATAAAGTCCATTCCTTACTAGATGGAGCAGGTGTTGAACGTTTTGATGAAGAAGAGATGGGAGCAGTGGCGGTCGCTTATTTTAATGATCTCTTTCAGTCGTCTGGGAGTGTAGATGCGACATAACTTCTACAAGGTATGGCTCCAAGAGTAACTGATCGTATGAATAGAGATCTTATCAGACCGATCTCGGATACTGAAATTACAAAAGCGGTTAAAGCGTTGAAGAGTGATAGCACCCCTGGAGTGGATGGCATGACTGGTTAATTTCTTTAAGAATTTTTGGAGCATTGTGGGGACTAGAGTCATCCAGGAGGTCCGAGGGTTTTTTGAATCAGGCCAACTCCCTGTGGATTGGAACTTTACAGAGCTGTGTCTACTACCTAAAGTCCCGAATCCAAACCAGATGAAGGACTTAAGGCCCATCAGTCTGTGCTCAGTGGTTTACAAAATTGTTTCCAAGATTCTCTGTGATCGGCTGAAGGTGGTTTTATCGTGTATTGTCTCACCTACGCAAGGGGCGTTTGTAGAGGGTAGACTCATCTCAGATAACCTTCTGATTGCCCATGAGATGGTACATGGTTTGAAAACAAATCATGCCTGTAAATCAGAGTTCATTGTCATCAAAACTGACATGTCTAAGGCGTATGACAGAGTTGAATGGGACTTCTTGGAAGCTCTTTTTCACAAGATGGGCTTTCACTCGCAATGGATTTCTTGGATTATGGGTTATGTTAGATCAGTTTCATACTCTGTGTTACTCAATGGGCAGTCTTATGGTCACATTACTCCAAGAAGAGGCATTAGACAAGGTGATCCACTTTTGCCTTTTCTCTTCATCCTGTGTGCAGAAGCTTTAGTTCACACAATGAACCAAGTAGAGGTAAGTGGTGTTATATCAGGAATGAAAATCGCTTCTGGATGTCCATCAGTACAACACCTACTTTTTGCTGATGACAGTTTCTTCCTCTGCAAGGCTACCCTAACGGAATGTGGGGAGTTTCTGCGCAGACTGAAGTTGTATGGTGATTCATCCGGACAAATGATTAACTTTCAGAAATCTGCTATCACATTTGGAGCTGGGATAGACCCTTACATGAAGCATGTCTTGGCTGCGTTCTTGGATATTGATAAAGAGGGTGGGGATGGGAAATACTTAGGCCTTCCAGAGTGTTTTAGTGGCTCCAAACAGAAACTCTTAGCCTTCATCGGCGAAAAAATGAGCAAGAGACTCAAGGGCTGGTTCGCCAAGAAACTCTCATATGGGGGTAATGAGATTCTCCTAAAATCTATAGCCATGGCGCTTCCTGTGTATGCAATGTCGTGCTTCCGATTAACTAAACACCATTGTCAGAAGATTATGAGTGCAATGGCGAGTTTCTGGTGGGATGATAATGATGAGAAGAGGAAGCTTCATTGGATATCTTGGAAGAAATTATGTATTTCGAAAGAGAATGGTGGTTTGGGTTTCAGAGATATAGAGGATTTTAATCAAGCTCTTACTAGCCAAACAAGCTTGAAGATTACTGAATGAACCCACAAGTCTGCTGGCCAGAATATATAAAGGGAGATATTTTGCAAAGTCAGACATATTAGAATGTGGCAAAGGGTACAGACCATCGTATGCTTGGCGTAGCATCATCTTTGGGAGGGATTTGTTGAAACGGGGTTTAATCAAGTCTATCGGAGACGGCGAAACAACATATGTCTGGTCGCAGAACTGGATCATGGAGGACGTACCGCGCAGGCCTATCAACAAACATCAAGATATTGCAGCCAACCTTAAAGTCTCAGCTCTAATGGATGGGGATGGTCACTGGGATCGCAATATCTTGAGCCATCTATTCCCTGAGAATGAAATGCAGCGCATTCTAAAGATGCAAGTAGGTAATGCTGTTGATCGTGAGATTTGGGCTTTTCAAAGAATGGAGCTTATACTGTGAAGAGTGGATATGAGCTCGCTTCTAAAGTGAAGGAAACGATGGCATTACAAGATGCATCAACGCAGCCTGAAGCTCTAGAACTGAAACGAAGCATTTGGAAAGTCCCAACAGTTCCTAAAATACGTAACTTCTTGTGGCGAGCGACCTCGGAAGCCTTAGCTGTTGCAGAAAGATTGAACACTAGAGGAATGCATTTGGATTCTCGGTGTAAGTTGTGTCTGAAAGATGGTGAATCCATTGAACACGTTCTGTTCAAGTGTGATGTTGCACAGGAAGCTTGGGCTTATGTCTGCGTATTTGCGTATGATGTCTTCTGACTCTATTCCTGAAAGACAGGGAAGATCTATCCCGTGGATTCTTTGGGCTATATGGAAGAACTGAAATTTGATTATGTATGCTGATACACAAGAATCACTAATCTTCCACATTCAACAAGCTATTGAAGAAGCCCGCCTTTGGAATGAGGTAAACTTGAGACAGGAACCTGTAGACAATCTTAGCCTGAATGGAGAGAAGAAGAGATGGGAAGCGCCCTTTTTTGGTGTGGTCAAGTGTAATTTACACTCGAATTGGCGTAATGATAAGCTCCATTGTGGTGTGGCTTATATTATAAGTAATCACCAAGGTAACATTCTTCATCATGCTAGAGACGCCATCACCTCTTCACCTAATAGGCTCACGTCGGAGCTCAGATGTCTGATTTGGACACTACGTAGTATGAAAGACTTGGGGTATACGGAAATAATGATTGGTTCAGATTTTAAAGATGTTGGTGAGGCTGTTAAGCGACCGATTGATTGGCCTCTGTTTCGCATTTTTCTTCGAGAGATACAAGAGTTATGCTTGATGTTTCAATCAGTGGTTTTTGAAGCAGAATCTATCTTATCGAATCAGATAGCAAGGGAGATTGCTAGGAGTGTCCTTCGTGATGGCCGTTTCAATTCGTATCTGGCTTTAGGTGGTCCAGCCTGGCTACATCATAGAATCTTGAGAGAAGCCTCTTCGAACTGCCCGTAGACCTTATATAGGTTGAGTATTTGGATTGTGTTGTCTCTTTTTAGCATGAGCTATATCTTTTGTATGGACTATTGATTCATTTTCATTCCAACGAAGTTGAAAAAAAAAAAAAAAAAAAAAAAATGAAAAAATGAAACATCAAAACCAAAAAGTTTGTTATCTCGTCTTTTTCATTTTATATTCCGTTTAAATTGTAAGAAGACTCTTTTTCTTTTTTTTTCTTTTTTTTCTTTCGGTTTTGTTTATCTTTTTTTAAAATACTTGTTCTCTCTAAAAGTTTTGTAGCCAGTGGCAGACCTAGGAATTCATATTAGGTGTGTCAAAATAATAACATGTCGGTTAAAATTAGAAATAATCTGTTATAAAAAAAAGTAATAAAAAGAATCACAAGAAAATGAACACTTTGAAGCCTCGAACGCAAGTTTTAGGGGTTGTAGACTTTTATACTTTAACCAAATTAGCCATCGTAACTTCCTTGCCTTATCTTACATATTTGTTTTTAATAAGATAACCTGTGTCACCTAACACACCTTTTCACCATGTGAGTCCGCCTTTGTTTGTAGCGGACATGAATTTTCCGTTAAGAGTTTCCTCGTCTAGGCGGGGATTATAAGCCCATGCTCTTGTAAATCTAGATTTAGATCTACCAAAAAGTAGATTTGTGATGTTTGTGGTGGTTGGCGTTTTTTAGTTGAGTCCATTATAAATGTTTAATCTATGCTTTCGCCAGTGAACATGGGTAAACTTTTTTTTTTTTGAACTTTAAACTTGCTATCTTGAAAAAGATTTTAGAGCATTTTTATTAGTTTAGAACTTTTAGTTTTTCAGAAATATAATAGTGGTATTTCTTTTACAGCTCTGTTATTTAATTTAAATCTAAATTATAATTAAAAAAGAACCAATAGCATGAAGGTGAAAAAGGAACCAATAGCATTATCCAATAAAATTGAATTTTTTGAAAAATGGTATTAAACTTGTGGTGGAATTAATTTGTTTCCAATAAAATTATTTTTTATGTTGGTTTTTGACTTTTTGTATCTTGTTTGGTTTGTTATCTCGATCATCGGTTTCTGCAGTTTTGACAACTAGAATTCTCGTATTTTTCGTTGATTTTTTTTGTAATATTATTTTTGTGGTTTACATTCCTTGTAAACAAGAACCAGGAATAAATCTAACCGGGGTCCATTTTCCTATTTAAGAGGTTAGTGGTGAGAATTAAACCTTGGTTTTAGAGGGTCAGAAACCATATTGTATTAATTTTACTACTAATTTTTGACGATTTTCAACACAGAGTAAGGTTTTATCACAATTCGGTGGTGTGCAGTGACTCCACTATTCTTCAAGTGGGTTCGTTCCCACCTGTGAAGCTATTCTGGGTTTTTTTTTGTCAGCAGAAGCTATTCTGGTTTTTGAAAGTTATTTTATGTTTTCACTTTTTTATTCTTGCTGTAGTTTTTAAAATAAAAAAATAAAAAAATGAAAGTTTTTTAGAAAAAACAAATTAATAATAAAATAAAATTATTCAAGTCAAATATACATATATATTTCTCTATTTTTTATATATCTAATGAATTTCATAATACCTTTTAAAAACTATCACCCTTTTTAAAAGAAAATATTCATTAAGGGGGTGTATTCAACTAAGAGTTTCAGATGATTTGTATTAAAATGACAAATTCGGTGTTATTCAAATGAGGATTTTAAAAAATACTTTCAAATTCAGTGTTATTGAACTTGTCATTTTAACAAACACTCTGAAATCAACTGTTATTGAACAAAATTTAAGCTGGAAATTTTATGCTTTAAATGTTTTTAGGGTGTTTGAGAGGGATTTCTTAGTTATAAAAATAAAAATCCAAATCTTATGGTTTTAGATGAGATTCTAGAGTTATTTAACAAAAATCACATCAAATTCTAAGGGGGATGTATTCAATTTAACATTTGATATGATTTGATTTTTAATGGGGTTTTAGATGATTTCAATAAATTACAGAGATTTAAGTGATTTTTGTTAAACTACTCTAGAATATCACCTAAAACTATGGGATTTGAGTTTTAATTTTTTAACTAAGAAATCCTACCCAAACACTCTAAAATCACCTGAAAACTTTAAAACTCCACAACTTAAAATATTTTCAATAACACTGGATTTCAAAGTACTTTAAGAAATGTCAAATTCAATAACAGTGGATTTTAAATAAGTTTTTAAAATTCATGTTTCAATAACAGTGAATTTGTCATTTTAATACAAATCACTTTAAACTCTCGGTTGAATACATTCCCCTAATATTCTCTTAAAATCATCTAAAAATTTACTAAAATCAAATCACTTCAAATTTCATATTCAATACACCACCCCTCCCCCCCNNNNNNNNNNNNNNNNNNNNNNNNNNNNNNNNNNNNNNNNNNNNNNNNNNNNNNNNAAAAGTAGTTATGAAGATAGTTTCACACTATCATCAACTCTATCCTCGTTTTCTTCTGGCCACAACTAATATTCTAGTGAATTCTTTTAAAATTTATCTTGAACTTCTAAACTAAAAGTTATTTAACAATAAATAGACACATTCTTTTTATTAGAATGAGGAAATATACATTTGTATATACTGTTTTATTTGTTAAGGTTAGCCGAGCAGTTTTTGTTGAAATTTACACATTTCTCTACTAGGAAGGCATGCGTGTTCTTTCCAAACGAAATACTACTTGCATCTATAACTTATGCACATAATCTGGCTGTCACATTTGTGCAAACCATTATATAACGAAAAATCATTTTTGATAAAAGATAAAATATTTTTTTTTAAATCATTTGTTTAGTCTTCACTAGAGTATTTAATTTATTTTGAATCTGTGAAACAAAATAATAATTAATAAATAAATCGTTCATTCTAAATGTTCAGCCGCAGCTAGTAAGACTTCACACCTCCTAAAAGTAATAGACAATTTGTTACGCACATTTGCCGTGGCCCGTGGTTGAGTACCGCAAAAAAAGCACACTTAAGGAAAGTAATTTTATAGTGGTTTTATAGTACGCATCCATGTACTAATTGCTTTCAATCCTCTCCAGATTCAGTTAGCTTAGTGAGAAGAAATATAAACAAAAACAACGATTACTTTTATAGGGGCTAGATCCTATATACGTGCGAAACGTTAATATCAATTTTCCTAGAAATGTGACAAATTACAATCTTCAAGCGCTTGGCCTTTTCTCGAATAAGATAGGAAGACATTTAAGCACGTTTTAATAATATTACATAGACTCATAGAGAAAACTGTGAAAACGATTAATAACGCGAAACATTTACACTCTATCACACTTTCCCTATTTTTAATTACACCGTAGGACACTTTCTTATACCGACACACTTTCTCTAACGGCTTGTGTCTGATCTAGTTTCTTTCCTAACTAACATAATCCCCTTTTCGTTACAGCTCAAGTACACAGCTTCTTCTCATTGGCCATTTAGGCGGGATTTTGCCCTAGCCGTCGATCTCGTATATATTGCAACGGCTGATATTTATTTTTGCAGATCTAGACAAGACACATTGCTTTCTTTCAACATCAACCACTAGATCAACAACCTAGTACATCGGACGGCCGAGATTAGTTTCATCAGATTTACCATCTCCTCTCAACCCTTTGTCGTCGTTTCCAATCATCTT
Coding sequences within:
- the LOC106344441 gene encoding uncharacterized protein LOC106344441 — its product is MERWVEVPPPNYLQSALVWVRLYNLLANYLTLKTIDTIADGIGHVEIIEFDPTKPLLNDYVRVQVTLDLNLPLRDKKSVTLPGGRIEYVDVAYERVRKKCFHCLRLSHEKIKCPLLQGVRNKGKGVASTVKVQSDGIRQLHTNLADKIMPLLAPAIPPGFEPPATVVAPEVFEPMRIYMNCTDPDERNIREACMKKTLDDLSNDPIAQRSCLRLERAPTLSVEMNRSKGRIFDFSRVQEKSLADEAESSSHGLASERNNVGSYLADKNLSREMIGTSEGQRGLIIDQDTWDFRVKVLRYLYKDVMEILELHYRRM